In Odocoileus virginianus isolate 20LAN1187 ecotype Illinois chromosome 23, Ovbor_1.2, whole genome shotgun sequence, one DNA window encodes the following:
- the LOC110146532 gene encoding taste receptor type 2 member 7-like gives MEGTLNNVLIIISAGEFLLGILGNGFIVLVNCIDWLRSRKFSLIDFILTCLATSRIFVLCMMISSAGLYVISEETWYNKNVLINLRFLWTGSNYFSIACTTCISVFYLLKIANFSNFLFLWMKWRIHKVLLIIALGAVFSLCLCLLNKDTLVEILLQNQVNSEKNVTLDFLMIKYSLFLTIMFLIPFVVSLASFLLLILSLCGHLRRMKGADCSTEAHMRALKSMISFLLLFVIYYLGNLVTVWANHILGSFAAKIFVNMLLFFCPSGHPFLLILWNSKLKQASLYVLRKLKGT, from the coding sequence ATGGAAGGAACATTGAATAATGTACTTATCATCATTTCTGCTGGAGAATTCTTACTGGGTATTTTGGGAAATGGATTCATTGTTCTGGTTAACTGTATTGATTGGCTCAGGAGCAGGAAGTTCTCCCTGATTGACTTTATTCTCACCTGCTTGGCTACTTCCAGAATATTTGTGCTGTGCATGATGATTTCAAGTGCAGGTTTATATGTCATCTCTGAGGAAACATGGTACAACAAGAATGTCCTGATAAATTTGAGGTTCCTCTGGACAGGATCCAATTATTTCTCCATAGCCTGCACCACTTGCATCAGTGTCTTCTATCTCCTCAAAATAGCCAacttttctaatttccttttcctctggatGAAATGGAGAATTCACAAGGTGCTTCTCATTATTGCACTGGGGGCTGTCTTCTCTTTATGCTTGTGCCTTCTCAACAAGGATACGTTAGTTGAAATCCTGCTCCAAAACCAGgtaaacagtgaaaaaaatgtGACATTGGACTTTCTAATGATAAAATACAGCCTGTTCCTTACCATAATGTTCCTCATCCCCTTTGTAGTGTCCCTGgcctcctttctccttttaatcCTCTCCTTATGTGGGCACCTCAGGCGTATGAAGGGTGCGGACTGTAGCACAGAGGCCCACATGAGAGCCTTGAAGTCTATGATTTCATTCCTCCTCCTCTTCGTTATATACTATTTGGGCAATCTTGTGACAGTGTGGGCCAATCACATTCTAGGTAGTTTTGCGGCAAAGATTTTTGTGAAcatgctattatttttctgtccttCTGGCCAtccttttcttctgattttatggAACAGCAAACTGAAACAGGCTTCACTCTATGTCCTAAGGAAGCTGAAGGGTACATGA